One window of Corynebacterium doosanense CAU 212 = DSM 45436 genomic DNA carries:
- a CDS encoding MMPL family transporter, giving the protein MFLKWGYFTYRFRRIVPLVLVGLILLLFLAFGTRLGDRLSQEGWEDPNASSTTAAAVEQEVFGRDNSGDVILLFESPEGIAGEPYFQASYDHLQALQAEHPDEIAEVTSYFDTRSPQMITEDGTTAFAAIGLAGDGEQTLRDFRAVEDALVPDDLPEGMTVEVAGATAVADALDAGMAEDISRAEVLGLPFVAILLLIVFGSVVAAAMPLIVGILSILGALGILSIFAGFLQVNVFSQAIVTLLGLGLAIDYGLFMVSRFREEMDKGQPIDRAVAVTTATAGKTVVFSALMVVVALAGLLLFPQAFLKSVSYGAIAAVSLAALLSVTVLPALFGMLGRNIDKFSVRRTSRRGRRIEETLWYRIPAWSIRNARKVTVLAGGALLLLMLPIGGIAFGGINESYLPPTQETRVAQDEFNEKFPQFRTEPVKLVVQNADNTQLVDVVVQTRSIQGLTAPMSAGQTVDGTTVLSAGIADRGDNADVIEQLRAIEAPEGVELNIGGTPAMEVESLEALFHMLPWMLLYLVATTFILMILVFGSVIIPAKATIMTALGLGATLGILTLMFVAGVGSGLLNFTPGPLMSPIVVLIVAIIFGLSTDYEVFLVSRMVEARDRGESTDRAIKLGTARTGTIITAAALIMIVVAAAFALSDIVMMKYIAFGMIFALAIDATVIRMLLVPAVMHLLREDNWWAPAPIRRLYERIGGHAAEPSFDDEVETAVEKRDDDGEVVDLDSVSVAPDTQAARGGKTAGQDTELIPFTELMKRLNEDR; this is encoded by the coding sequence ATGTTTCTCAAGTGGGGATACTTCACGTACCGCTTCCGCAGGATCGTCCCGCTCGTCCTGGTCGGCCTCATCCTGCTGCTCTTCCTCGCCTTCGGCACCCGCCTGGGTGACCGGCTGAGCCAGGAGGGCTGGGAGGACCCGAACGCCTCCTCGACCACCGCCGCCGCCGTGGAGCAGGAGGTGTTCGGACGCGACAACTCCGGAGACGTCATCCTGCTCTTCGAGAGCCCCGAGGGCATCGCCGGCGAGCCTTACTTCCAGGCGTCCTACGACCACCTGCAGGCGCTGCAGGCGGAGCACCCGGATGAGATCGCCGAGGTGACCAGCTACTTCGACACCCGCAGTCCGCAGATGATCACCGAGGACGGCACCACCGCGTTCGCCGCCATCGGCCTCGCCGGCGACGGCGAGCAGACGCTGCGCGACTTCCGCGCCGTCGAGGACGCCCTCGTCCCCGACGACCTGCCCGAGGGCATGACCGTCGAGGTCGCCGGAGCCACCGCGGTCGCCGACGCCCTCGACGCCGGAATGGCGGAGGACATCTCCCGCGCGGAGGTTCTCGGACTGCCCTTCGTGGCCATCCTGCTGCTCATCGTCTTCGGCTCGGTCGTCGCGGCGGCGATGCCGCTGATCGTGGGCATCCTCTCCATCCTCGGCGCGCTGGGCATCCTCTCCATCTTCGCCGGCTTCCTCCAGGTCAACGTCTTCTCCCAGGCGATCGTCACCCTTCTCGGGCTCGGCCTGGCCATCGACTACGGCCTGTTCATGGTCTCGCGGTTCCGCGAGGAGATGGACAAGGGCCAGCCCATCGACCGGGCCGTGGCCGTCACCACCGCCACCGCAGGCAAGACCGTGGTCTTCTCCGCCCTCATGGTGGTGGTGGCCCTGGCCGGCCTGCTGCTCTTCCCCCAGGCCTTCCTCAAGTCCGTGTCCTACGGCGCCATCGCGGCCGTGTCGCTGGCCGCGCTCCTGTCCGTGACGGTGCTGCCGGCGCTCTTCGGCATGCTGGGGCGAAACATCGACAAGTTCTCCGTCCGCCGCACGAGCCGCCGCGGACGGCGCATCGAGGAGACGCTCTGGTACCGGATTCCCGCGTGGTCGATCCGCAACGCCCGGAAGGTCACCGTCCTGGCCGGCGGCGCGCTGCTGCTGCTCATGCTGCCTATCGGTGGCATCGCCTTCGGCGGGATCAACGAGTCCTACCTCCCGCCGACGCAGGAGACCCGCGTCGCCCAGGACGAGTTCAACGAGAAGTTCCCGCAGTTCCGCACCGAGCCGGTGAAGCTGGTCGTGCAGAACGCGGACAACACCCAGCTCGTCGACGTGGTCGTGCAGACCCGCTCCATCCAGGGCCTCACCGCGCCGATGTCCGCGGGTCAGACCGTCGACGGCACGACCGTCCTCTCCGCCGGCATCGCCGACCGCGGGGACAACGCCGACGTGATCGAGCAGCTGCGTGCCATCGAGGCACCGGAGGGGGTAGAGCTCAACATTGGCGGCACCCCGGCCATGGAGGTGGAGTCGCTGGAGGCGCTCTTCCACATGCTGCCGTGGATGCTGCTCTACCTCGTGGCCACCACCTTCATCCTCATGATCCTCGTCTTCGGCTCGGTCATCATCCCGGCCAAGGCCACCATCATGACGGCGCTCGGACTCGGTGCGACGCTGGGAATCCTCACCCTCATGTTCGTCGCGGGTGTCGGCTCCGGCCTACTCAACTTCACGCCCGGCCCGCTCATGAGCCCCATCGTGGTGCTCATCGTGGCCATCATCTTCGGCCTGTCCACGGACTACGAGGTCTTCCTCGTCTCCCGTATGGTCGAGGCCCGGGACCGGGGCGAGAGCACCGACCGCGCCATCAAACTCGGCACCGCCCGCACCGGCACCATCATCACCGCCGCGGCGCTCATCATGATCGTCGTCGCGGCGGCCTTCGCGCTCTCCGACATTGTCATGATGAAGTACATCGCCTTCGGCATGATCTTCGCCCTGGCCATCGACGCCACCGTGATCCGCATGCTGCTCGTCCCCGCGGTCATGCACCTGCTGCGCGAGGACAACTGGTGGGCCCCGGCACCCATCCGCCGCCTCTACGAACGCATCGGTGGTCACGCCGCCGAGCCCAGCTTCGACGATGAGGTGGAAACGGCCGTCGAGAAGCGTGACGACGACGGCGAGGTTGTCGATCTCGACTCCGTGTCCGTCGCCCCCGACACCCAGGCCGCGCGCGGCGGCAAGACCGCTGGCCAGGACACCGAACTGATCCCCTTCACGGAGCTGATGAAGCGACTGAACGAGGACCGCTGA
- a CDS encoding NYN domain-containing protein → MSDIHESAHHYNAGALPGPDGLLLVWDAPNLDMGLGAILGGRPTAAYRPRFDAIGRWLIERAAVLSATTGQVIEPEATVFTNVAPGGADVVRPWVEALRNVGFAVFAKPKIDEDSDVDPDMLAHIRRRRDEGTLRGLVVASADGQNFSATIAELIAEGLPVTVIGFHEHAAWAVTDENISFVDLEDIPGVFREPLPRVNLDQLPDEGAWLQPFRPLTSLLKSRNNDQ, encoded by the coding sequence ATGAGCGACATTCACGAATCCGCCCACCACTACAACGCCGGCGCGCTCCCCGGGCCGGACGGCCTCCTACTGGTGTGGGACGCCCCCAACCTGGACATGGGCCTCGGCGCGATCCTCGGCGGTCGGCCCACCGCGGCGTACCGGCCGCGTTTCGACGCCATCGGCCGCTGGCTCATCGAGCGCGCCGCGGTCCTCTCCGCGACCACCGGGCAGGTCATCGAACCCGAGGCGACGGTCTTCACCAACGTCGCCCCGGGCGGCGCCGACGTGGTCCGCCCCTGGGTCGAGGCGCTGCGCAACGTGGGTTTCGCCGTCTTCGCCAAGCCGAAGATCGACGAGGATTCGGATGTCGACCCGGACATGCTCGCCCACATCCGCAGGCGTCGCGACGAGGGCACGCTGCGTGGCCTCGTCGTCGCCTCGGCCGACGGGCAGAACTTCTCCGCCACCATTGCCGAGCTCATCGCCGAGGGCCTGCCCGTCACGGTCATCGGATTTCACGAGCACGCGGCCTGGGCCGTCACGGACGAGAACATCTCCTTCGTGGACCTGGAGGACATCCCCGGTGTCTTCCGCGAGCCCCTGCCGCGTGTCAACCTCGACCAGCTGCCCGACGAGGGTGCCTGGCTCCAGCCCTTCCGCCCGCTCACCTCTCTGCTCAAGAGCAGAAACAACGATCAGTAG